One region of Drosophila kikkawai strain 14028-0561.14 chromosome 2R, DkikHiC1v2, whole genome shotgun sequence genomic DNA includes:
- the Ac3 gene encoding adenylate cyclase type 3 isoform X2 codes for MCVHMGLSMVKAIKYVQQKANSPVDMRVGIHTGAVLAGILGQRQWQFDVYSKDVELANKMESSGKAGRVHISDKTLAFLNGEFEVEPAFGEKREELLRIAGLKTYFITKVVKPFASPCAKKINEIRTENSHTSINDLVNEEDDDNDASLDDEELLAQKVITNGQQSAVAEDEEEQVKLENFKQRLKDELVTRDGHENLTKDTNIFLRFKNPQLEQCYAVYREPYSSLPLLAALLVQCIDVLYSYLVLPRSTLHFINIAAPLVPIAMLVVISIAESFSGMLPKFFVDVSKRFNDITFVRELAAIIIALTIGLSNVIDMFFFVTFVRTEHIVSESEFNATGGLEGEVEEDDGVVTAEHLLPESFVEQMREAVPTERILYPSYLSNFGILILIAIAVIAQLTHLTKILLLLSIAALHCYFNIFIMQDFYAVEDDLAHQPIISTRFCASGLLLVAALALSTLARHMDHEDRVIFKWKTEVAEQKETANDMRQRNEALVYNVLPVHVAEHFMKNTKRSHDDLYSQSYAEVGVLFASMPNFSDFYSEETVNNQGLECLRFLNEVISDFDALLELPQFQDIIKIKTIGSTYMGASGINLQRNLRNDAPITERWSHLAVLVEFALELKHALQGINEQSFNHFVLKMGINHGPITAGVIGARKPHYDIWGNTVNVASRMESTGKAGAIQVTEETCNILQQFGYTFLQRGLVAVKGKGQLMTYYLQGKSQPNAEPEGAPPSIELHGPEALALDSTGELETSDIKTPLLKIKAQERSAETEGIVAQEPESLRNGNAGQMGGESQSLL; via the exons ATGTGCGTGCACATGGGACTATCTATGGTGAAGGCCATCAA ATATGTGCAGCAGAAGGCCAACTCACCTGTTGATATGCGGGTGGGCATACACACGGGAGCAGTGTTAGCCGGCATTCTCGGCCAGCGGCAATGGCAATTTGACGTTTACTCCAAGGACGTTGAGTTGGCTAATAAAATGGAATCGAGCGGAAAGGCTGG ACGTGTTCACATTTCGGACAAAACGTTGGCCTTCCTTAACGGAGAGTTCGAGGTGGAGCCAGCCTTTGGGGAAAAGCGGGAAGAGCTGTTGCGCATTGCTGGTCTAAAGACGTATTTTATCACAAAGGTGGTTAAGCCG TTTGCTTCACCATGTGCCAAGAAAATCAACGAAATCCGAACAGAAAACTCCCATACCAGCATTAACGATTTGGTAAACGAAGAAGACGATGACAACGATGCCTCTTTAGATGATGAGGAGCTCCTAGCGCAAAAAGTCATAACCAACGGCCAACAATCAGCTGTGGCTGAAGATGAGGAGGAGCAAGTGAAACTGGAAAACTTTAAGCAACGATTGAAAGACGAACTCGTAACACGGGATGGACATGA GAATCTTACGAAAGACACAAACATTTTCCTGCGCTTTAAAAACCCGCAACTGGAGCAGTGTTACGCTGTTTACAGGGAGCCCTACAGTTCCCTTCCTCTCCTAGCAGCTCTCCTAGTGCAGTGCATTGACGTATTGTACTCGTACCTGGTGCTTCCTCGATCCACCCTACACTTCATCAACATCGCGGCACCATTAGTTCCGATCGCCATGCTAGTGGTTATCAGTATCGCCGAAAGTTTTAGCGGCATGTTGCCTAAGTTCTTCGTGGATGTGAGCAAACGGTTCAATGACATAACATTCGTCCGCGAGTTGGCTGCCATAATTATAGCACTCACCATTGGACTCAGCAATGTCATCGACATG TTCTTTTTCGTAACTTTTGTGCGCACGGAGCATATAGTAAGTGAGAGCGAATTCAATGCTACCGGCGGCTTGGAGGGCGAGGTGGAGGAAGACGACGGTGTGGTCACCGCCGAGCACCTGCTGCCCGAATCGTTTGTGGAGCAAATGCGCGAGGCGGTGCCCACGGAGCGCATCCTATATCCGTCCTACCTGAGTAATTTCGGAATACTTATATTGATTGCGATCGCTGTAATTGCTCAACTCACCCATCTTACAAAGATACTTCTCTTGTTGTCTATTGCCG CTCTGCATTGCTACTTTAATATATTCATTATGCAAGATTTTTATGCCGTGGAGGATGATTTAGCACATCAACc TATAATATCTACACGATTTTGCGCTTCAGGACTTTTGTTGGTTGCTGCCCTGGCGTTGAGCACTTTGGCCAGACAT ATGGATCACGAGGATCGGGTCATTTTCAAATGGAAAACCGAGGTTGCCGAGCAAAAGGAGACCGCCAACGATATGAGGCAGCGGAACGAGGCTCTGGTCTACAATGTATTACCTGTTCATGTGGCCGAGCATTTCATGAAGAACACAAAGCGCTCCCACGATGATTTGTACTCGCAGAGTTACGCCGAGGTTGGAGTTTTATTCGCCAGTATGCCAAATTTTTCGG ATTTCTACTCGGAAGAAACCGTCAATAATCAGGGGCTGGAGTGTCTGCGTTTCCTCAACGAGGTGATATCTGATTTTGATGCG TTGCTGGAGCTGCCACAGTTCCAGGATATCATCAAAATCAAGACGATCGGCTCCACTTATATGGGCGCAAGTGGCATTAATCTGCAACGCAATCTGCGAAACGACGCTCCCATTACTGAGCGCTGGTCCCACCTGGCTGTATTGGTGGAGTTCGCGTTAGAACTGAAGCACGCCCTGCAGGGCATCAACGAACAGTCTTTCAATCATTTCGTCCTGAAGATGGGCATTAACCATGGCCCGATAACGGCGGGCGTTATTGGTGCTCGTAAGCCGCACTACGACATCTGGGGGAATACGGTAAACGTAGCATCGCGTATGGAGAGCACTGGCAAAGCGGGCGCCATTCAAGTCACCGAGGAGACATGCAACATTCTGCAGCAGTTTGGATACACCTTTTTGCAACGTGGTTTGGTGGCTGTCAAAGGAAAGGGACAACTGATGACCTACTATTTGCAG GGTAAATCCCAGCCGAATGCAGAGCCAGAAGGAGCACCCCCATCCATTGAGTTACATGGACCTGAGGCATTGGCTCTAGACTCCACCGGCGAACTGGAGACCTCCGATATAAAGACGCCCCTACTGAAGATCAAAGCCCAGGAGCGGTCGGCGGAGACTGAAGGAATTGTTGCTCAGGAGCCGGAGAGCTTGAGAAATGGAAATGCCGGGCAAATGGGTGGCGAATCGCAGTCTTTGCTTTAA